The genomic segment ATCAATATGATGCTTGTAAATCAGTTCTTAAATGCTTATCTATTTGAGAAAAAACCAGCGAAAAAAGTACCTCACATCACCGCTCCCCAAAGCGATGATTTTCTCTTTGCTCAAGGCGCAACAACGAAGGCAACGCGCAATGTCCCTCTCGGTGATTATGAAGAAATTTACGGAAAATTTAGCACTCCAAATCTAAATGTATTCAAATCACAAATTCAATCTTTCGTTGAGCTAGTCAAAACTCTATCGCTCTCCAAAGAAGACCAGACAGATATTGATTTGATGCTTTCCATCGGAGAGTTATTGAGTTTGATCATTTACGGACAGCTCATATTAGAATATTCTGAATTTGATTCGATAGATGAGGATAGCCTAGATGCAATCTTTCATGTATTTGTCCGTGATTTTTCAAGGTATGCAACTGACCTTGCGGGTAAAGAAAAAATTTCAGAGGCTCATTCCAAACTTTGTTTAGGATTGGTTCGTAAATCTATCTATGATCAAGAAAAGATTGATACGTTTTATGTGAATAAAATCCTCGCGCTTAAAGATACATACCGTATGAATCCCTAAGCTAATTTTATTCGGTGAATTGAGGATGGGAAAGCACCAATCTTTCCCATTCTTCCTTTCTATTCTGATAGGAGTTTGGATATTTCGCATCACTTCTCTTCCAACGACCAAGCCACTCCTCTCCTAAAATCTGTCCCGAAATCATTGGTTCTTTTCGCGTATAGGCTATCGTACATTCTCTATTCTCACCTAAGGTTTCCGCCTTACAAACATAAAAGCCAGCAGCTAAAAGTGCAGAACGTACAAGAGTTGATTGGGAATAAGTTAGCAATTGTATTTGTTTGTTTGCACCTTTGAGATATCGATTCAGTTGTAAAAACCAGGAAAAATCCCAAAGTTCTGCATTGGTTTTGTAGGAAAAAGGATCGTAAAAAATTACATCTGGAAGTTTTGCTTTCTGAAATGTATCCTGTATATTACCTAAATGGAGTTTCCATTCCACATTCTCTCCAATAAAAATTCCACTCTCTAGCAATTGTTTGGGGGCTTTATGGAATAGATGCGGGAAACGACCCTGGTGGCGTAAGGCTAATCGGAGAGGGTCTAAATCATTTTCAAAACTCTCTACAGACAATTTGCCTAAATCTTCTTGTTTACTAAGTAACAATGCCGCCATTGCATTGTGTGCAGCTCCAAGTCCAACATCCCAAACCACTATCTCCCTTTCTTTCCCTTCTCGTAAGCGGTTTTCTAATTGGGAATGCCGTATGTAGAGAGCATTTGCTTCTTCATCCGGAGAGTGTATAGAATGCATAACCTCTCCCGACACAGTATGTTGGATGCTAAAAATATGTTTTTCAACATTTTCCAAAAGAAAATAATTCCCTAAACTTAACTTTTTTTCCTTTTTTCCTATGATCCGACTAAAAGAAGCATTTGTGTTATCCGATTGGAGAACTTCTTCCTTCTTATTCGCATAATAAGAAAGAAACGTTCCATTTAGGATAGCAGAACGCATGTCCGACATTAGGTTATGATAATATACCAAATTATGTTCTGCGAGAAGTTGCCAACCTAAAACTTCACTTGCTTTGATCAAATGATGTAGATAGGCCTTACTATAGTGTTTACATGTACGACAAGCACACTCTACATCCAAACTTTCATTTGCAAATCGGTAACGACTTCTATGGATCTGGATCTTTCCTTGGCTTGTAAATGCTACCCCTCTTTGTGCTAGTTCTACAGGTATCGTACAATCAAAAAGATCCACTCCTCTATGTACTGCCTCAAGTAAATCAAGGGGAGTCCCTACACCCATCAAATACCTTGGTTTTTCTCTTGGCAAAAGATCTGCGACAAATTCGGCAAAATGCTCTCTCTCTTCCCTGGTTTCTCCAACAGCTAAACCGCCAATTGCATAACCGTCAAAAGACATATCCAATAGAACTTTTGCACTTTCTTTGCGCAAATCTTCAAAACAGGCTCCCTGCACAATGGCAAATAATGCTTGTTTGCTGTCTTCTCGTGCCTTTAAACTTCTTTTCGCCCAACGATGGGTGAGCTCCATGGCTCGTTTTGCTTCTGAATGAGAAACAGTGGAAGGAACACATTCATCCAATACCATCATAATATCAGAACCGATAGACCTTTGCATCTGTATGCTGACTTCAGGTGAGAGTAAAATTTCTTTGCCATCCAAATAACTGCGAAACCGAGCGCCCTCTTCTGTGATTTTTCGCGCATTGGGGAGGCTAAAGATTTGAAACCCACCCGAGTCGGTCAGAACAGGCCTATCCCAATTCATAAAGGAATGGATCCCACCACAATGATCAAATACCTCTTTGCCTGGGCGGATGAACAAATGGTAGGTATTTGCTAATAAAACATTTGAACCTACATTCTTTAGAGTCTCGACATTGAGAGTTTTGACGGTGGCTTGTGTTCCAACTGGCATAAAAATGGGCGTTTGCACCTTACCATGCATGGTTTCAAAACTCGTGGCACGTGCTCTGCTACCTGTTGCAATTTTTTCTAAGGTGAAATTTGAAATACGCATCTATAGGATTTCGGACAAAATGTACGTTTTAGAAAACCTACATCTCATCAGACCAACCAACATCAGAGAGAAAATCATCATAGGTTCCATCATAAACTTGGATGGTATCATGGTCAAAAACAATCAATTTG from the Leptospira ryugenii genome contains:
- the tgt gene encoding tRNA guanosine(34) transglycosylase Tgt yields the protein MRISNFTLEKIATGSRARATSFETMHGKVQTPIFMPVGTQATVKTLNVETLKNVGSNVLLANTYHLFIRPGKEVFDHCGGIHSFMNWDRPVLTDSGGFQIFSLPNARKITEEGARFRSYLDGKEILLSPEVSIQMQRSIGSDIMMVLDECVPSTVSHSEAKRAMELTHRWAKRSLKAREDSKQALFAIVQGACFEDLRKESAKVLLDMSFDGYAIGGLAVGETREEREHFAEFVADLLPREKPRYLMGVGTPLDLLEAVHRGVDLFDCTIPVELAQRGVAFTSQGKIQIHRSRYRFANESLDVECACRTCKHYSKAYLHHLIKASEVLGWQLLAEHNLVYYHNLMSDMRSAILNGTFLSYYANKKEEVLQSDNTNASFSRIIGKKEKKLSLGNYFLLENVEKHIFSIQHTVSGEVMHSIHSPDEEANALYIRHSQLENRLREGKEREIVVWDVGLGAAHNAMAALLLSKQEDLGKLSVESFENDLDPLRLALRHQGRFPHLFHKAPKQLLESGIFIGENVEWKLHLGNIQDTFQKAKLPDVIFYDPFSYKTNAELWDFSWFLQLNRYLKGANKQIQLLTYSQSTLVRSALLAAGFYVCKAETLGENRECTIAYTRKEPMISGQILGEEWLGRWKRSDAKYPNSYQNRKEEWERLVLSHPQFTE